A genomic stretch from Pempheris klunzingeri isolate RE-2024b chromosome 23, fPemKlu1.hap1, whole genome shotgun sequence includes:
- the txk gene encoding tyrosine-protein kinase Tec, with product MIQSNHSIHSVFCCCCAVQTREISTRMELEGSTSLCFQSRQYPGHACRADRSRKKLPPPPPEDEDGEGQGLLTVVAMYDFTAKEDTDLTLKQGEEYVILHKQDQLWWRAQDKHGNKGFIPSNYVTEKNRIEANSWYCKNITRTEAEQLLRQEDKEGGFMVRESSQKGVYTVSVYTKTLSANGDIRHYQIKINDVGQFFLAEKHTFNTIPDVIHYHEHNAAGLVTRLRYAVGPMGRHVPATSGFSSEKWEINPSELTFMKELGSGQFGLVRLGKWRAQHKVAIKAIREGAMYEEDFIEEAKVMMRLCHPKLVQLYGVCLQQRPLLIVAEFMENGCLLNFLRQRGRALKEAWLLSMCQDVCEGMEYLESNSFIHRDLAARNCLVNEHNVVKVCDFGMTRYVLDNQYSSSSGAKFPVKWSPPEVLHYSKYSSKSDVWSFGVVMWEIYSMGRTPFENHTNLDVVNDITKGVRLYRPSHASQPIYAIMYRCWHERPQGRPSFYELLEEIRKLAENPD from the exons ATGATTCAGTCAA ATCACTCCATCCACTcggtcttctgctgctgctgcgccgTACAGACCAG GGAGATCAGCACCCGCATGGAGCTGGAGGGAAGCACCTCGCTGTGCTTCCAGAGCAGACAATACCCAGGGCACGCCTGCCgg GCCGACAGGTCGAGGAAGAAGCTTCCCCCGCCCCCccctgaggatgaggatggtgaAGGTCAAGGGTTGCTAACAGTCGTCGCGATGTATGACTTCACTGCCAAGGAGGACACCGACCTCACACTCAAACAG GGAGAAGAGTACGTCATCCTCCACAAACAAGACCAGCTGTGGTGGAGAGCACAGGACAAACATGG GAATAAAGGCTTCATCCCCAGTAACTAcgtgacagagaaaaacagaattgaAGCAAACTC GTGGTATTGTAAGAACATCACCAGGAcagaagcagagcagctgctgagaCAGGAG GACAAAGAGGGAGGTTTCATGGTGCGGGAGTCCAGTCAGAAAGGAGTGTACACTGTGTCTGTCTATACCAAAACATTAAG tgcTAATGGGGATATCAGGCATTACCAGATCAAAATAAATGATGTCGGGCAGTTCTTCCtggctgaaaaacacacctTCAACACCATACCTGATGTCATACACTACCATGAACACAATGCGGCAG GTCTAGTGACCAGGTTGCGGTATGCAGTGGGGCCAATGGGAAGGCATGTACCTGCCACATCAGGATTCAGCTCAG AGAAGTGGGAGATCAACCCCAGCGAGTTGACCTTCATGAAGGAGCTGGGCAGCGGTCAGTTCGGCCTGGTGAGGCTCGGCAAGTGGAGGGCTCAGCACAAAGTGGCCATCAAGGCCATCAGAGAGGGAGCCATGTACGAGGAGGACTTCATCGAGGAGGCCAAGGTCATGAT GAGACTGTGTCACCCTAAACTGGTGCAGCTGTATGGGGTTTGCTTGCAGCAGCGGCCCCTGCTGATCGTGGCCGAGTTCATGGAGAACGGCTGCCTGCTGAACTTCCTGCGGCAGAGGGGCAGGGCTCTGAAGGAGGCGTGGCTTCTGTCCATGTGCCAGGACGTCTGTGAGGGGATGGAGTACCTGGAATCTAATAGTTTCATCCACAGAGACCTG GCAGCCAGAAACTGTTTGGTTAATGAGCACAATGTGGTGAAGGTCTGCGACTTTGGAATGACCAG GTACGTTCTGGACAACCAGTACAGCAGTTCTAGTGGAGCCAAGTTCCCTGTGAAGTGGTCTCCTCCTGAAGTTCTCCACTACAGTAAATACAGCAGCAAGTCTGACGTCTGGTCCTTTG gtgtggtGATGTGGGAGATCTACTCGATGGGTCGGACTCCGTTTGAGAACCACACTAACTTGGACGTGGTTAATGACATCACCAAAGGAGTCCGACTGTACCGACCGAGCCACGCCTCCCAGCCGATCTACGCCATCATGTACCGCTGCTGGCACGAG AGGCCTCAGGGGCGGCCATCTTTCTACGAGCTACTGGAGGAGATCAGAAAACTGGCAGAAAACCCGGATTAA
- the LOC139223196 gene encoding cyclin-dependent kinase-like 4: MERYESLGLVGEGSYGTVLKCRHRDSGRLVAIKKFVDSDDDKTVKKIALREIKLLRQLRHDNLVNLLEVWKRRRRWYLVFEFVERTLLDDLEQHPSGLDPNTSRQYLYQILRAAAFCHQQNIIHRDIKPENILISQGGVVKLCDFGFARTMMSPAEGGVYTDYVATRWYRAPELLVGDTKYGKAVDVWAVGCLLLEMLTGQPLFPGDSDLDQIYHIVRCFGNLTAHHQELFYRNPVFSGVRLPECSGRVPMEQRFPTISPTVLDLAQSCLQMDPERRAQCSELLEHPLFTQDSFHIRVLDELNAKIQKEHRENSTLPKIAKTSRQEKDEGDEKNRRGKDKKQSEDMVEKVNKEKERKDKEVGEEKTAKTRNSTSFTSTVTPDHKASTRSSVFHHMDTADVNEFDSHVSRSSPPPPPPPPSSTPLLIPPSSTSLIPSFSVVSTSSQAASDHFSLGASLHPGTHSLRCTDKPRHHGGIYSRRAQQSLSSHITASQLSEKSLIRERSFLSDRCNLGNSGSITVTRKKSDIHFPDLRSSALPELRGRDGKHNKGLSKDQRKDKQPFIFPSQPHGHDNTDTQTP, encoded by the exons ATGGAGCGTTACGAGTCTCTGGGTCTGGTCGGGGAGGGAAGTTACGGCACCGTGCTGAAGTGCCGCCACAGAGACTCCGGCCGCCTCGTCGCCATCAAGAAATTCGTGGACTCGGACGATGACAAGACGGTGAAGAAGATCGCCCTGAGGGAGATCAAGCTGCTGAGG CAACTGCGTCACGACAACCTGGTGAACCTTCTCGAAGTGTGGAAGCGACGCCGCCGCTGGTATCTGGTGTTCGAGTTCGTGGAGCGAACGCTTCTGGATGATTTGGAGCAACACCCGAGCGGACTGGACCCGAACACCAGCCGGCAGTACCTGTACCAGATCCTGAGGGCTGCGGCCTTCTGCCACCAGCAAAAC ATCATCCACCGTGACATCAAACCAGAGAACATACTCATCTCTCAGGGCGGTGTGGTGAAACTGTGCGACTTTGGCTTTGCCCGCACCATGATGTCGCCCGCTGAGGGGGGTGTCTACACCGACTATGTGGCCACTCGTTGGTACAGAGCCCCTGAGCTGCTGGTGGGGGACACCAAGTATGGGAA agcgGTAGATGTGTGGGCTGTTGGTTGTCTGTTATTAGAGATGTTAACAGGTCAGCCTCTGTTTCCCGGAGACTCCGACCTCGACCAAATTTACCACATCGTCCGGTGCTTCG GTAACCTGACAGCTCATCATCAGGAGCTGTTCTACAGGAATCCTGTCTTTTCCGGAGTCAGACTGCCCGAATGTTCTGGCAGAGTCCCAATGGAGCAGCGCTTCCCTACTATCTCACCCACCGTCCTGGACCTGGCACAG aGTTGTCTCCAGATGGATCCAGAAAGACGAGCTCAGTGTTCAGAACTTCTAGAACATCCTCTGTTCACACAAGACTCTTTCCACATCAG GGTTCTGGATGAGCTGAATGCCAAGATCCAGaaagaacacagagaaaactCTACACTTCCCAAAATAGCTAAAACCTCAAGACAGGAAAAGGACGAAGGGGATGAGAAGAACCGGAGAGGCAAGGACAAGAAACAGTCTGAAGACATGGTTGAGAAAGTGAAtaaggaaaaggagaggaaagacaaggaggttggagaagaaaagacagcCAAAACAAGAA ATTCAACTTCGTTCACCTCTACAGTGACGCCAGACCACAAAGCTTCAACAAGAAGCTCCGTCTTTCACCACATGGACACAGCAGATGTTAATGAGTTTGATTCCCATGTATCCCGTTCCTCTccaccacccccacctcctccaccttcctccacTCCTCTACTCATCCCACCATCCTCCACATCCCTCATCCCTTCCTTCTCCGTCGTCAGTACCAGCAGCCAGGCAGCCAGTGATCACTTCAGCCTGGGGGCGAGTCTCCATCCTGGGACCCACAGCCTCAG GTGTACAGACAAGCCGAGGCATCACGGTGGCATTTATAGTCGACGGGCCCAACAGTCTCTGTCGAGCCACATTACAG CCTCGCAGCTGTCAGAGAAAAGTCTGATCAGAGAGCGCTCCTTCCTGTCCGACCGCTGTAACCTTGGCAACAGCGGCAGCATCACAGTGACCAGAAAGAAGTCTGACATCCACTTCCCAGATCTGAGAAGCTCGGCGCTGCCAGAGCTCAGAGGAAGAGACG gcaaacacaacaaaggcCTTTCAAAGGAtcagaggaaagacaaacagcCCTTCATTTTTCCATCTCAGCCTCACGGACACGACAACACTGATACACAAACACCGTGA